From the Plasmodium brasilianum strain Bolivian I chromosome 7, whole genome shotgun sequence genome, the window CAGAGGATCATGTAAAACCTGAATCAAAAAAAGGTTATTACTTAGATGAAAATACGTCCATATTTGTAGATGTTAGTGAAtggaaatttattaaatgtcCAATAAATGGAAGTTGTttagaaaagaataaatgtCATTATAGtatgaataattatttatgtgttGAATGTGTTAAAGGGTATACAAATAGCTTCATGAGAACTATATGTGTAAAATGTCCAAGTAATAGAGTTAATATTATGCTTCtactaattatttatataattttttgttttattattataataatatcttTCTTAAATATATCCTCAGGATTTTACAGAAGATCTATTCATTCGATAGTAATTAAGATTGCTGTTAATTATGTTTCAAGTATGTTAGTTATCAAGGTattagaagaaaataaattgcaGCTTCCaacatatgtatatcatttttataataaaattaataaatttatatatagagtTGAAAATAGCAAAATTGTAAGTGTGGATTGTTTACTCAGATATTATTTTGACCTCAGTTATGCAGATTCATTTTTCTATACTAGTTTAgtgttttttcttattccATTATTTCTAATGGCAACATTAACAGTTATATTGTTCCtgattttgaaaatatacacattGGTAAAAAGCAAGGCAATTGCAAACAAGCTGGATTTACTAAGAATagcaaaaaaggaaaaaattcattttttagcTAACTCTTTAGAAAACTCATATTCAAAAGAAAGATTTATTATGATATTACGATATATAACACTAACACATTACTCATTAATGGATagagtttatatattttttgaagatATGATACCTGTGTATGTTacctttttgtttataatgcATGCAAAAACATCTCTACGGATGTTTCAATTATTTGATTGCTCTTACATTAAATATACCAAACATTTtggaaaatatgtattaagtAGAGCTAGTAGTGTTCAGTGTGATTtgaaaacaaattatttgaaattttttctattaggAATATCTGGTACTATTGTATGGTCCTTAGGAAttcctttattttctttctatGTTCTGTACATAAATagacataatttatttcatgaAAATGTGCGTATCAAATATGGCTTTTTACATAATGGATATTTACCTAATAGATGGTACTGGGAAATTATCGTTTTTGCTCGTAAAATTAGTGTATTATTTATCACTActgtaattcttttttcatctGACAAGGATACAAATACATCGagattattaatttttactttcgttgctatattttctttatatgtacattttattttccagCCATttgataaaagaaattttttcaCTCTAAATAAGTTAGAAAATTTCAGTCTTTACATATGGGTTTCTACCATTATTGTTATCTCTGTTTTATTATCTATTGATCTAAATGCATCCctgaattttttaattttattttttttaatctttttccatattatatttattgtaaagctattaatttgtttattttatgaatgtATTGACAAtattagaagaaaaaaagctTGCTATCATATACCTATTATTGGCATCTATGCGAAGTTGTTAGGGGATATTGTCgaaaagaggaagaaaaaagagcCTTTAATTTATTACGATAAAAGTACCAAACGAATTGCTATTATTTTACCTGAACGggtcaaaaataaaaaaaaagcgcgCAAAATTAAGAGTAAATTTACGCACGCATTTACAAACCTTTTTAAAAGCttattcaattttaaaaaaaaagcaaaaagggAAGGATACGATAAACTGAAAAACAGTCATCAGGAATATGAACGACATGGTGAAACAAAAAGTGGTGCAGATAAAAGCGAAAATGGTAGAATGAGAAGTggagataataataatgatggtaataatgatatttataatgatagtaataatgaAGGTAATAATGACGATGCTACGAATTACGACATTGTGAACATACATAAGGAAAGCGAACAAACTTCTTTCCATGGGGAAATTGtaaaaaaccaaaaaatgagtttttacttttttttaaaaagtactGGTTTGCCAATTTACGGTTATATCAACAAGGAACATAGAATGTTTGCAATAGAAATTTATAAAGAATTgctagatatatttttaaaaaatgttacacTAACCTACGTTTCTGatgtattttttgaattcatatttaaaatcTCAATTAATATAGGGAACTTAATAGATAACCTAGATCAAAAAGACAAAATATTTGAATCACTGGATCAAGAACAAAACTTTAACAACATTATTCAGTGGTCTCtggaaagaaaagaaaaatataatgaaaataaaaaatgggtAAAAGGGAAACTAATTTCTTTGAAACATTGCAAATATAATTGTAGTTTACTTAAACAGGATATCGACACATTCCAAATTCCTCAACTATTTGGAAATGATGAAATGGAAGAGgagaagcaaaaaaaagatcATAAAACAAGTGGTAAACGTatgcacataaatatatgtcaTTTCGTTTTTTGCATAcctatgtttatttttctgtttattttcatttttctcgTTAAAACGGCCTTCTTAAATTATACGCGGTTTTGCCTTTGGCATTTTACAACTGTGCTTTTCTGCCCGATATAGCgctcataaatatatgcatgtacatgtacgtatatatttgtttttcattgTAGTATACCTTGTACTTCCCTGTCTCATGAATAGAATGCTTCatcatttctttatttaattttatatcatgCTATATTGTTTCacataatgttatataaattcgcctcattttatgtaattcttcctcattttatatgattttatctcacttttttgtaattctGTGCAGTCTCCAAGGATGAGAGAGAAAAgctgttttcatttttcagcGACGACTTactgaataaaaaaattgcctTGTCAGAATTTTACTTCATTCTTATTGAGCTAAAGCTGAAGTACTACAGAAACTTACCTTCCTATTTTTACATGTTCAAactttacaaaaaattagaaaaaaagtatgaaAGACAACaactgaaaaaattaaatgcaaAGTTAAAAGAATGTCAAAGAATTAAAGATACCAATGagacaaaatataataacgaAAATATCCAAATacatgaaataaaagaaaaaaagttacAATTGTATAGAGAATTTAATAATCTATCTAAAATGATGgaacaattaaaatataaatatattaatttaaataataacgaTTTGAAAAAAGGTTCATGCAATGAGTGGACAAATGAAGATTTTTCTGATGATATTTCACTATCTAGTTCAGAATcgattaaaaattatttgctCGGAAAGGAATTGAACCACAAGGGGGACCAAACATAACAGAGATTCATGTACGTCAAAAAGGAACAAACCCTcaaatacatacaaaatTTGCATGTAATTAAATGCCCAAATAGTTctcaatttaaaaaaaaaaatgcaaaaattttttttttttatttttatgttaactTTTGCATCATATATGCCAATATTTACACTATATTTACACACTCTTTGCAGTATGCTTACAAAAGGTTTACACCGTAATTATAGTATGCTTCTACAACAGTTGACTAATAGTTATACAGTTATCGtcattctttcttttattaatattaaaattttttaattttatttacatcaattgtatatttgtacagAAACTTTCATTTATTGTCTttgaaaatgtttttttttttttttaattttttatttattctttaaaagtagtaaaatggtaagatatttttttgttctcatTTATAACCCTCGTTTTTATCATGATGTAACTGTAAAACGATTTCCAGATGTGTATAAAGCGCATTTgattgttttgttttgtcttGTCTTGTATTGTCTTGTCTTGTATTGTCTTGTCTTGTATTGttctgttttgttttgttttgttttgttttgtattgttttgttttgcattgttttgttttgcttggcttttttttgctttgttttttctgttttacgATTTGCACCAATATATGAGCACATAAAAAGAAAGCTACATTTATACTACTTAACTTTTCCTTACTATTCGGACATTCTTTTGTCGTATTAACAACTTTGGCTTATTTCTGTTCGCTTTAAACATGAAAGGAAATTGAGGTGGAAGCGGTCaggtaaataaaatgaagcaaaataaaatgaagtaaatcaaaataaaatagaataaaaattattaaaaataaaatgaagcaaaatataaattaagcAATGTgtaaattatacaaaaaaaaaaagaaaattagcTATACAATTAACACAGAAACCAAAGGACAATAAATCGCACCAATTTGTGCTTCCCTCCcctgttattactattttttcttttcttgtacacttaaaaaaaaggcgTGATTTTTCAACACTTTATAATATGGgtttaaaaaaacagaatTGTTTTCCACACAGAAGGtaggaaatattttataagatttatttaaattattttcaagtgaatttagaaaaatattaataaaagcaaatttttcatttttgtagcTATAAGCCTCTTTAATGTGCTCCGAAATTTGATTTATACACTCTTTAAAATGGTAGGTTATGTCCAAATCATTGTATGCTTTGTCAAATATACGAAATTTATATCTTACAGCATTTTTAACCATTATGATAttggaatatttatttactaatAACTTCGAACGAAGGTAACTTTCTTTAACTTgagctatattttttattttttttttaacgcCAATGTTAATATCATCTTTATTATTCGAAAAgctaatttttaaatatttaataagcAAAAGGTTATTAAGtaatgctttatttttttgaaaattattaaagtCAATTTTTGAAACGTCAGGATAACAAAAACTCCAcgatttatattttgtatcaAAGGAGTTTATCTCTGTTTGTTCACAATTCACGTTTGTATacgaaatatatgaaaaatatatcataagaAAATctgcatataaataaagtatataataaaataaggaatATACAATTTTACTTATATCTTCTTCTGTaccatttaattttaaccCTTTTTGTAATGTAATGGATAATTCTTTGTAACATAAGGACATAGCATAATATGTAAAAGCATATTCTTGATCTGACTGCAAATTTATGTGTAAGCTTAAACAGTTATAGTCAACTAAAACTGTAtgcaaaagaaaattataataattttctatactttctatttctttgttcatattatatattttaaaataatacgtCAGAATTTTCATTAACGTATATAATACACGCATGTCTGTATGAAATACGTTTAACTTGGAATGTTCTCTTGACGccaataaaaaagaaaaattgattatcttttttacaaCAATCTCGAGATactcaaaaaataaattaaaaaccTTGCAAAGGATTATAAGTTTCAATCTTTTTTTCGTTACACTGTAGAACATGCTTTgattaattttcatttctgGAACGACACCGTGGATGAAGTCTCTGCTAGTACTTCCATCTGCTTCTTCACGTTTTTCATTCGTACTTCCATCTGCTTCTTCACGTTTTTCATTCGTACTTCCATCTGCTTCTTCACGTTTTTCATTCGTACTTCCATCTGCTTCTTCACGTTTTTCATTCGTACTTCCATCTGCTTCTTCACGTTTTTCATTCGTACTTCCATCTGCTTCTTCACGTTTTTCATTCGTACTACCATCTGCTTCTTCACGTTTTTCATTCGTACTACCATCTGCTTCTTCACGTTTTTCATTCGTACTACCATCTGCTTCTTCACGTTTTTCATTCGTACTACCATCTGCATCCTTTCTTATATCAGTACTGTCGTGAATATCACTACTTCTTCCGTTCGTGGTACTGAGTGTGTCGTTACTGCAGTTGTTGCTGTCAAGGCTAAAAATTCCTTCATCCCGCTCGTTAATGCATCCGCGCCTGGACCTCTTTTTCAAGTTACTGGGCTCACATACATAATcgttaataaatttttctatttcattaAACAGTTCCATGATTGAACTTTCCCTTTGcatgtaatttattaaatatggaaaaaataaacgtaACTTCCTTTCgaaatttttcaaaacagttgtgttataatttttttttaaaaaattttgatattCATCCTTATTTACACAGTTGAGCTCCTGatctattttaaatatatgttccatgttaataaaaaaatattcaggAATAAGAACAAAATTTGTGAATAAGACTAGCACAGGGGTAGAAAAAccaaaataatttaagtcattaaaaataatgtttcttacaaaaaaattgtcATTTTCTTTTGCTAATTCttccattattatatatgattcattaaaaaataaatatacaaaaaaactaataaatatattcaccTCAGAATTATTCACTAGTTCTTGATTTAGATATCTATGATACGGAATATTCATCTCTtcctttttgtaaatatttaaaaacatgTTGTAGTATAGATCTATATCCTGTTCCTCATACTTATCACAATGATATTTCTCTCGCTTCGTTATATCAGAATCAACAACAGCACCATTATTTCTGTCAATCCCTGCTTCTAGACAGTTTTCAcgtttttcaaatttttcaaCATTTTCGACATTTTCGGCATTTTCAACATTTTCGGCATTTTCGGCATTTTCAGCATTTTCAACATTTTCGGCATTTTCGGCATTTTCAGCATTTTCAGCATTTTCAACATTTTCAACATTTTCAACATTTTCAGCATTTTCAACATTTTCAGCATTTTCAGCATTTTCAACATTTTCTGGATATTCCcgtttttctgttttataGACTTTATTTGGCACTTTGTTGAAAATGAGTTCATAACCTTGTTGATAATTCATCGAGTTCTCCAACTTCAAGCACCGCTGTGCTTCGCTTTCCTGTTTTAATATGAGCTGTTTTtctatatgaaaaaatagctttttttctgtactcattatttgttttagAGATATTCTTGAAatgcattttattaaaatattacaactATAGGAGTAATACTTTAAGTAATGaataatgtttttaatatCGAAAAAATGCGATTTCACATTTATGCGCTTAAAATATGATGCTACGTACAATATATCACGAATAatgttttcataaaaaaggtAACACTCTTCTACATTCATTTCCGTAACATGTTTAGAGACATTGTTAAGTGTGTgcataagaaaatatttattgaaatatttttttttcatattcttatttatattcaaatatttagAATTTAACTCTTTCACTATAGTACGTATGCATATTAGCAATTCCTCACAACTGCCTTTTAATGAGTTAATATCAGCGTCACATACTTCGAAAACCATttgatttaaaatatatgtaaaatacaGGATAAATTTTATTCTCTTAAATATGGAGTGtatcaatttatttatatttatatttgtacttGCGATTACATTTTTACTCATATGTTTATTCATGTTTTggtttttcctattttttgacttatctatatttttggTTTTCTCCGTATTTTTTGAGTCCTCCGACTTCTTTACCTCCTCTGACTTCTTTACCCCCTCCGACTTCTTTACCCCCTCCGACTTCTTTACCTCTcgtgctttttttttgtttttatccATTTCTTCAAACTTTTTAGcatatttcaaaaaacatctttttataacaaaaagaTTTTTAACCACGTATTTTCTTCTCCTCCTACAGTGGTATATTAAAGTGCCGTTTATTTTCAACAATCCAGTTTTGTAGTCGTCTCTGTGTATTAAGCTGTCGTTTGTTACAACATAGTCGATCATTTCTGAACAGCACGAATAGAAAGTCAGAAATAactcaaaaaagaaaaaaattcttttttttatataactcGTTTCACATGCTACATTGTACATATCATCATCCAAAGGAGTATTATTCTTTGTGCTGCCTGAATGGTTGTCTAGTTGTCCTGTTTCATCAACTTTTTCGTTAATATATTCGTCCACTTCTCTTAGTACTCCTGCTTCCAATCCTCCTTCCACTTCTACGTGCTCAGAATGACCCTGGTCCTGCAGTTTAGGAGATCCCTCCTTCACTgatctttctttttccataaattttataaattctttattttcatttttaaatatatcaatatatattttatcgaAACAAAAGGCATTCAACCATTTAAAGAATaccttttcaaaaaaataaatatcatCATTACAGTTAATAACGTTTGAGTGATGTAAATAGTAACAACTTAAAACTGTTAAAAAAGGATGATTGCCATTAAGTAATTTTACtagttgtaataataaataatccaTCATTAAAACTATATCGTCGGGATTTAATTCTTTAgttaagtattttttttcttcacaCTCTTTTAGTGTTATCCTTTTTTCTGGCTTAATACCTACGTCCAATTTCTTGTCCCCCATTTCAAGCGAACATACGTACTTTTCGtacgaaaatttttttactttaatttcTTCCTCATCATTCAGTCCtacgtaaaaaatgaaaaaaaaaaaaaaaaaaatattgtaatatcGCATGATTAGAATTgcttctaaatatatatacaaacatgcataatatatttatgcccGTACAACCGCTCCCCTGCTACATACGTATAAAGAAACGTGTACTACATGAAAATTTACATACAAGGAAGCATACTAATACGCACATGTAAACATACACCGTCCTTGCACTTCTTTACTTTTGCTATAAGGAGTGGCAAATACCTTTTATATTCATGTAAAGAAAGTTAGAAATGTCTTGGTATTCTTTCTTCTCACTCATGCTTCATATCTTTTAaacaaaatggtaaaaatacctccaaaatttttttcagcatgaagtaaaatattctcaaaaatgaaaataacagGACAAAAAGTATTTGTAACAATATAAATAGGCTATCTAggttatttatttatatcttaaAATGTTGTGCGGGAGGAACATACTAATATTAAGAggatttcttttttttttttttttttttttgtagccatatcttttttaaaaagtaaaagaaatttttccGTTTAATTTcgcttcatattttttttcaaaatataaaacggAATTAAATGCTCCAAAAAGTTATTtataacttaaaaataaaaatataacaatagctgacaaagataaaaaaaaaaaaaaaaaaaaaacacagtcgaaaaattttaataactttcttcttttttttttttttggggcAGGGTACCGAATAATCCTTGTTTGAAgagagaaatatatatatatatatatatatattttaattcgtTGTTTCGTAATTTTACTTCCCTTGTGTTTCTTTTTTCGTATCATTTTCCTCCCTTTTTTGTACAGCCGTTGGCACCTTTTCACTTTTCCAGAGGTGCATCCAACGGactatttcatttttgataACATCaaacaaaaagtaaaacacGTGGTCTCCTAAGTaggagagaaaaaaaaaaaagttcattGTGGAGAAATAttctataataaatataggaGCTCAAAACAAATGAagttgcatatatatattactataaaaataaagttttaaCTTCTTTCatgtgctttttttttttttttttttccaaattatACAGAAACACAAAATTAGATAAGCAAATGTAAAGAAAATGTTGTAATTGGAATTTCGTTCATTCTGGTgatattgtatgtatattaaaacgtgaacataaaacataaacaaataaaataaaataaaataaaatattatcaaattaaaaaaataaagtacgGTCAAttcaaacaaaataaaatagataaatcaaacaaaataaaatagataaatcaaacaaaataaaatagttaaatcaaacaaaataaaatagataaatcaaacaaaattaagaacaatcaaatgaaacaaaaataagaacaatCAAATCATACAAAATTAAGAACAATCAAATcatacaaaaataagaacaatcaaatcaaacaaaaataagaacaatcaaatcaaacaaaaataagaacaatcaaatcaaacaaaataaaatataatcaattaaaatcatatatcataataaatgttttttaagGCATAAAATTAGGacatatagtatatatatatttatataattttttgtttaataataCTCGTTCAAAAGATAAGAGCAAAAATGAATGTGCATAAATAAAGTATTCCCCTAAGGGAGtgatatgtgtatataaataagacATTTTAAGATGTAAAAACTGAAgcttacatttttatatttttatttttactaccttttaatatatattattattgccattctttttaattattctacTTAAGAATATTTACTTATACTTTCTTGTTTTATTGAAATGATTAAAAATTCGgtagagaaaaataaaataaaaaaaattataaaaataaaaaaaaattaggatTACGTACGACCCtacatattttcaaatatttgcCTTTTAATTGTTAGGAGGAATATATCACATATTAACGTCTAATTCTTTGCACAAATTGTTAAtctaaaaaagaaaatatatcttcattaaccatatatttatataaataaacttaagcactatataaatttatgtttgCTTTTTTGTCTAAGTTTAAGTATATGCTTACTTCGTTGTTCGCTTCGACATTTTGTTCGCATTTTGCTTCGTTGTCTAATTTGTTATACGCTTTGCTGTCTGCTTCGTGATTCGCTTCTTTGTACGCTTCTTTGTACGCTTCTTTGTATGCTTCTTTGTATGCTTCATTATTTGCTTCATTATTTGCTTTATTGTTTGCTTCATTGTTTGCTTCATTATTTGCTTCATTGTTTGCTTCATTGTTTGCTTCATTATTTGCTTCCTTACTTAGACGATCTcttgtttgtttatttattcctCTAGTTacttgtttattttgtttgttgTTTTTAGTTAGTagcaaaaaattttcatccAAAATTTGTTTCTGCTTTAAAGATTTGCAGTATTTCTTAAGAAATATCGCACATGgacacatatgtatgtatatatatatatgtttatgtttacgtatgtatgcatcAGAGCACCACTGATAAAACACGAAACGCCAGGTACTATGGTGATATGCATTAAAATTTATGGACTGTgggtattattaaaatttctttttttcaggtcttacatttttaatttcattaatattttttttcatttctattttccttaaaaaagtaaaagtgtTCATtgtgaaattattttttgaaatatatatgtgtgaaATGGTGAAGGTTaagttgtatttttttttattttttttagttttttcattttgttacGCTACTTTCTCACTTCCAAATTTATATTGAATTTCactttttgtatattttccGATACTTTATTTATCTGAGTATTAATAGAATCATCAATTCTTTTGTAGTATTTTAGTTGTCCACCCATTTTGtcattatctttttttattatttccagTTCTGcaaagatatttttattgttacatTTACACTTGCGTGTTATTGTAAATTCCTATGTAAACGCACGCACGCATACGTACACACACAGACTTACATTTACACTTATACATACAATCATACTCAGCCATAGTTCCCCTTTCAAGAGAGTATGTACTTGCTATATATGGTTGCATTACGCACATGTAGTTGtattttcttattctttttttttttttttttttaaattaaaaacaattcTAAGTCaactttttgtttatttgcaTAGTAGGGAAGCACAATACTACTTCGATTAAGGGAAAATACAAcgcaaattttatttataaaaaatatgtaacaaACATATGTGATAATAAAGACATGAATTGTCATATAATGTAGTACTGTTGGAGTCTCACTGTTTGgaatatataacttttatttgtttatttattttattttttttttttttgaattgtatacatatgtactgtttacttatataattcttatttcctccccttttttttcgcTTCAGGGATGGCAgttgtgtacatatgtatatatgcgcatgtatgtatgaatgtatatatactcgTATGTGAACACGTGTATGCGCTcgtattattcatatatgtatatacattcgTTGTTGCTACCTTGTTTTAGTGCCATAAGGTCATCTTGCTGCTTTTcgatttttcctttttccgtagtttttaatttttctttataaattaaaatttcatgAACTTTTATTAAGTCTTTTAATTCCTGAATTAAACCTGCGATGTTATTTGAAAATGATTTCAAATGATCATACCTTTTTTCTATGCTTAACTTACACGAAGTTGGGTctgccattttttttttttttttttttttttttttgttacaatAATGATGGAAacgttttaaaattattaaaaaacaaatgaggaaaaatggaagacaaaatatgcatatttacacacatacataagcatatacatacaaattcACCCATGCATATACTTATCCATAAGAACACACATACGACCTACAAAATCTAAAGGAAGAGctcacaaaaaataaaaagaattatagatgaaggaacaaaaaaaaattggagaAAGCATATTTTGCTTGGTAGTGTCACa encodes:
- a CDS encoding hypothetical protein (conserved Plasmodium protein), giving the protein MADPTSCKLSIEKRYDHLKSFSNNIAGLIQELKDLIKVHEILIYKEKLKTTEKGKIEKQQDDLMALKQELEIIKKDNDKMGGQLKYYKRIDDSINTQINKVSENIQKVKFNINLEVRKKIEMKKNINEIKNKYCKSLKQKQILDENFLLLTKNNKQNKQVTRGINKQTRDRLSKEANNEANNEANNEANNEANNEANNKANNEANNEAYKEAYKEAYKEAYKEANHEADSKAYNKLDNEAKCEQNVEANNEVSIYLNLDKKANINLYRDHVFYFLFDVIKNEIVRWMHLWKSEKVPTAVQKREENDTKKETQGNMSEKKEYQDISNFLYMNIKGLNDEEEIKVKKFSYEKYVCSLEMGDKKLDVGIKPEKRITLKECEEKKYLTKELNPDDIVLMMDYLLLQLVKLLNGNHPFLTVLSCYYLHHSNVINCNDDIYFFEKVFFKWLNAFCFDKIYIDIFKNENKEFIKFMEKERSVKEGSPKLQDQGHSEHVEVEGGLEAGVLREVDEYINEKVDETGQLDNHSGSTKNNTPLDDDMYNVACETSYIKKRIFFFFELFLTFYSCCSEMIDYVVTNDSLIHRDDYKTGLLKINGTLIYHCRRRRKYVVKNLFVIKRCFLKYAKKFEEMDKNKKKAREVKKSEGVKKSEGVKKSEEVKKSEDSKNTEKTKNIDKSKNRKNQNMNKHMSKNVIASTNININKLIHSIFKRIKFILYFTYILNQMVFEVCDADINSLKGSCEELLICIRTIVKELNSKYLNINKNMKKKYFNKYFLMHTLNNVSKHVTEMNVEECYLFYENIIRDILYVASYFKRINVKSHFFDIKNIIHYLKYYSYSCNILIKCISRISLKQIMSTEKKLFFHIEKQLILKQESEAQRCLKLENSMNYQQGYELIFNKVPNKVYKTEKREYPENVENAENAENVENAENVENVENVENAENAENAENAENVENAENAENAENVENAENVENVEKFEKRENCLEAGIDRNNGAVVDSDITKREKYHCDKYEEQDIDLYYNMFLNIYKKEEMNIPYHRYLNQELVNNSEVNIFISFFVYLFFNESYIIMEELAKENDNFFVRNIIFNDLNYFGFSTPVLVLFTNFVLIPEYFFINMEHIFKIDQELNCVNKDEYQNFLKKNYNTTVLKNFERKLRLFFPYLINYMQRESSIMELFNEIEKFINDYVCEPSNLKKRSRRGCINERDEGIFSLDSNNCSNDTLSTTNGRSSDIHDSTDIRKDADGSTNEKREEADGSTNEKREEADGSTNEKREEADGSTNEKREEADGSTNEKREEADGSTNEKREEADGSTNEKREEADGSTNEKREEADGSTNEKREEADGSTSRDFIHGVVPEMKINQSMFYSVTKKRLKLIILCKVFNLFFEYLEIVVKKIINFSFLLASREHSKLNVFHTDMRVLYTLMKILTYYFKIYNMNKEIESIENYYNFLLHTVLVDYNCLSLHINLQSDQEYAFTYYAMSLCYKELSITLQKGLKLNGTEEDISKIVYSLFYYILYLYADFLMIYFSYISYTNVNCEQTEINSFDTKYKSWSFCYPDVSKIDFNNFQKNKALLNNLLLIKYLKISFSNNKDDINIGVKKKIKNIAQVKESYLRSKLLVNKYSNIIMVKNAVRYKFRIFDKAYNDLDITYHFKECINQISEHIKEAYSYKNEKFAFINIFLNSLENNLNKSYKIFPTFCVENNSVFLNPYYKVLKNHAFFLSVQEKKK